The Saccharomyces mikatae IFO 1815 strain IFO1815 genome assembly, chromosome: 15 DNA window AATAAGGGCCAAGAAGTAAAGGAACAAGCTGAAGCTTCCTTGGATAACTTGAAGAACGAAGCCACTCCAGAAGCTGAGCAAGtaaagaaggaagaacaAAACATTGTTGACAATGTCGAGCAAAAGAAGGCTGAGGTCGCTGACAAGGTCGAAGAGACCAAGAAACAAGCAACTGCTGCTGTCAAtgagaagaaggaaaataagaaagaaggtggtttcttgaagaaattgaaccGTAAAATTGCCTCTATTTTCAATTAATTCTAGTTGAATGAAACTGCACTGCACTACACTacagaattttttgaagaatagaAGAGAAGTACTGTTTATTTTGACCTTTTTACgcaacttttttcttgattgtATCTATCTAATAACtaattaataataataataaataataataataatagtaataataatagtaataataataataataataataataataataataataatagtaataataatagtaataataataataataataataataataataataataataataataataatagtaataataatagtaataataataataataataataataataataataatagtaataataatagtaataataataataataataataataataataataataataataataatagtaataataatagtaataataataataataataataataataataataataataataataataataataataataataataataataataataataatgatgataataataatgatgatgatgataatttgTGTCAGTCACAAAAAATCGACTCACTTTCTAAGCCACCTCAGCggttattttattttccgCCAATGAGGTAACCGTGAGGgaaataatcaaaaatatgAGCGGTACGAGAATCGAACCCGTGTCCCCACCTTGGAAGGGTGGGATGATAACCACTACACTAACCGCCCAGTGAACTTGTTATTGACAGTTTAAAGACTGTCAATCCTATGTCAAAAGTAATAACTATTTAATATGGTAATCGCTAACCACATctaaaattgttgaaattgagagtgttggaataagtgattaccactatacatttattcatataaattgttgtagttgatgacgaacattctttaatgttgataattagtagtttagtaagttgtaataattaagaatagtcgttccttcttaatctatataagagaggtatataaaacacacgctgattagttatattaaaccaaaaggttcagacataaatcagagtgttaatgataagaatttgatgataactcatcttcttatataataagttctgatcaattaatagatctttatctcattactgcaataaattctattattagaatttttctacttcaatttatacgaagacgtatagtagtaatcacttattccaacatttaacatgatactaatgatgttgagtaaattaatactaacattcttatggtgataccaatttaaatggagtagggaaattctaattatagaatttcctgccctaataagataaagatctattaattgtccagaacttagtatataagaagatgagttaacactaaattcttatcatcaacactctgattttgttggaataagtgattactactatacacctattcgtataaattggattaagttattgcaactatacgtcttcgtataaattgaagtagaaaaattctaataatagaatttactgcagtaatgagataaagatctattaattgatcagaacttattatataagaagatgagttatcatcaaattcttatcattaacactctgatttatgtctgaaccttttggtttaatataactaatcagcgtgtgttttatatacctctcttatatagattaagaaggaacgactattcttaattattacaacttactaaactactaattatcaacatggCGACCCCAGTGAGggatgaaacaagaaatgttACTGACGACAACATTTCTACGCAGGTTCAATCAAGAGtcaatattcaagatactactaaaaaaattaaaaattttattatcgATACTTCTATTGATGACAAACAGAGGAAGCAAGCCTTAATTGATTTAGAAACgtatgaaatatttttaaacaaattaaccgttaaaaagaataagattACAAATGAGGTTAAACAGGATGAcgatatttcaaatctcGATCAGTTAATGGAAatcgatgaaaaaattgaaaaaactagtaatgtaattcttggattaaaaagaaagttagAATCGATTGATTTCGATAAAGATGTTAAAAGGTTacatgaaagaaatgattcaaCTGGGacatattatttattcgaTACTCTGACCTCAAGAAATAGGAGATTTTACCCTAAGGATTGGGTATTTAAGCATAAGATGACTAAAATCGAAAATATtcctgttttcttgaacagctttcaacaattcattgagaagtacgaatttgatgacatttttgatcaacaaattaaaaacatcGATTCTcgtgaaaatgaaatcttATGTAAGGTTATCAAAGAAGGTTTAAATGAAAGTCCTGATATAATGAACATTAACACAAGTGATATCTTTAGAATCATCCgtgacttgaagaaaaaatacataagcCTTTATGGTAGAGAAATAAGACAAAAGgcttggaaaaaagtgttGGTGGATACAACTTGTAAGAATACTGATTTGTTAATGAatgaacttcaaaagttagtattaatggaaaaatggatcctttcaaaatgttgtcaaaattgttcaaatcttACATACATTTTAGAAGAGGCAATCCTTGGAACCTTACatgaatctttgaaaaatccgGTTAAACAACgtttacatatatactcaattggtaaaaatgagagaattgaagaaattttaatcaATATTGTAATTGAAACAGTAATGGACTTGAGTTCAAATGACTCTTACtattcagaaagaaattgtaagTACTGTAAATCGGAATTCCACAGCTCAGTTAACtgtagaaagaaattaaacagAGAACTTAGGCATTCAACGCCCAGCTACTCAAAAGGTTATTATTCACAAGGTTCAacccaaaaagaatatattaaaACAGGCACGAAACCAGtcagaacttttgaaaaaacagaagaagaagaacaaaaagggttcaaacaaaaatctaGTCATTATTGATACTGGTTCAGGTGTCAATATCAcgaacaataaaaatatattgtttgattatgaagacaacaaagaaaaggtaaagTTCTTTGGTATTGGGAAAAACAATGCAGTTTCCGTTAAAGGATCAGGATacattaaaattaaatgtAACACAAATGATGATTACTTATTAACTCATTATGttcctgaagaagaaactacTATTATAAGTGGTTATGAGTTAGCTAGAGAAACCGATCTGGTGTTAAGCAAGAACTATTCTACCTTGGAAAACAAGGATATGAACATAAAAACTCATgttaaaaatggaattattCACGTAAAAATGGATGACTTAATTGATCACTCAGCATATGATTCCAAAATCAATGCAATACAACCAACTTCTTCTAACAAAATTAGACTGAAGCCCAAAATTATAAACTTAAAAGATGCTCATAAAAGAATGGGACATACAGGAgttcaacaaattgaaaactcaATTAAACATAGTcattatgaagaaaatcttgacttaataaaagaaccaaatgaattttggtgtgaaacttgtaaagtttcaaaagccACGAGAAGGAACCATTATAAAGGATCTATGAACGAACACAGTATCGATCATGAACCAGGTTCATCGTGGTGCATGGATATCTTTGGTCCAGTATCAAATTCGAACTCGGATACGAAAAGATACATGCTTATTATGGTTGATAACAATACAAGATATTGTATCACCTCCACAcattttaacaaaaatgcTGAAACTATTTTGGCtcagatcaagaaaaatattcagtatGTGGAAACTCAATTTGACAGAAAGGTCAGAGAAATCAATTCAGATCAAGGAACTGAATTTACAAATGATCAGatagcaaaatattttgtttcaaaaggaattcatcatattttttctgctaCACAAGATCATGCTGCCAATGGAAGAGCAGAGAGATACATCAGAACTATCGTTACTGATGCAACAACATTGTTAAAACATAGTAAATTACGTATTAAATTTTGGGAATACGCAGTGACATCTGCTACCAATGTACGCAATTgtttagaaaacaaagccACAGGTCAACTGCCACTACAGGCAATCTCTAGTCAACCTGTGAAAGTGAGATTCATGTCCTTTTTACCCTTCGGAGAACAAGGAATAATTTGGAATCATAATCACAATAAACTAAAACCATCAGGACTTCGTGCTATAATATTATGCAAAGATCCTAATAGTCACggatacaaattttttgtaccatctattaaaaaaattctcactTCAGATAATTACACAATTCCAGACTATGCAGTGGATCCAATATTAAGGAACACACAGAACATATACCCAGATGATCAAAGTAGATCAGATTCCATCAATGAAGCAGAAAACTCAGATGCTGTTTCCAGGTTATATGATGCATTGGAAAATTACGAAGATGACCATAAACAAGTTACACTACTTACAGACTTGTTCACCACAGAAGAATTAGCTCAGATTGAATTAAATGCTAAGTACCCATCTCCTAGTGATAATCTAGAAGGTAATTTAGACTACGTCTTTGCTAacatagaagaagaggaagaagacaaatACAATCATGTGAAAAACATGGATATAGATTCAGATCTtcactcaaaagaaaagatcactACTGAAAGCGATCGAAAcgaaattaataaatcaagtAATACTGATGAGGATATTCTCGAtgaaaatgtttatagagTCCCCACGGCACTACAAGAGAACCTTGTTGGAAGCCAGAACAGCATAAACatcaacaatgatgataatattgctAGTAGAACGCATAGGAAGATCAGtggaaaggaaataaattaCAAGGAATCATCAGAAGATGAGAGCGATTATATTTCACATGATCCTACTAATGAATCAGTTACAGTTGCAAGTAATAAGGACAATGTAAcagatgataatatcttACAATCACAACAAGAATTATTCGAAAACATTGTTGATCCAGAAGTATTACTTGAACAAGatttagattcaaaaacctCAAGTTATGACACCTCTCAATACGTAGATGTTCAAACTGAATCAAATGTTACATCATTAAAGGACAATGATGTTCAAAATGATGACTATTCTACTCACGAAGAAAGTCATCACCTGCCCCTGGTTATAAATGTTATGGACAATACTGACCAAACATATGTTGAATCAAACAAggtagaaaacaaaaataactctGATACAAGTATCTCATCGGAAggtaataatgaagagtTAGTACAAGTGATGGAAAATAGCGAAGCGGAAAAATCGAATGCTACactaaaatcatcaataataacagatgaaacaattgaGTCAGAAAAACCAGCAATAAACAAAGCTGGATTCCTGAATAAAAcgtttaattctttgaataagaaaagaaagcggCCTGTTGAAAACAGGACCTCGTTTCATGACATGGTTGAAAGAGACAATAAGCGtcagagaaagaatataattaaATTACTTCCGGATAACACAGAAACAAGTTCTGCACCGAGAATTAAAACCATATACTACAATGAAGCTATTTCAGGAAATGCTgatctcaaagaaaaacatgcTTATAAAGAGGCATACAGGAAAGAATTACAGAATCTCAAGGATATGAAAGTATTTGACATCAACGTCAAATACAACAGATCTGATGTTCCCAGTAATTTAATAATTCCgacaaatacaatattctcaaagaagagaaatggTATCTATAAAGCAAGAATTGTTTGTAGAGGTGATATCCAGACACCAGACACGTATAACGTTATTGGAACAGAATCCCTAAACCATAACcacattaaaatatttctgatGATTGCAAACAATAGGAATATGTTCATGAAAACACTAGATATTAACCATGCGTTCTTATATGCTAAACtggaagaagacatttACATTCCACACCCTCATGACAGAAGATGCGTTGTTAAACTAGATAAAGCACTATATGGTCTCAAACAGAGTCCTAAAGAATGGAACGACCATCTTAGACGATATCTAAATAGTGTTGGATTAAAAGATAATACTTATACTCCAGGACTATACCAATCCAAGGATAAAAAACTCATGATCGCAGTTTATGTTGATGACTGTGTGATTGCAGCAAGTGATGAACAAAGACTAGATGATTTCAtaaacaatttaaaaaaaacctttgaattgaaaattacTGGTACCTTAATAGATGGTATTTTGGATACAGATATTCTAGGAATGGATTTGATctataacaaaaaacttggtACGGTTGATTTGACGTTAATATcatttatagaaaaaatgggtgagaaatataaaaaggaattggatAAGGTTAGAAAAAGGTCAATTCCACACATATCAATATACAAGATTGATCCTAAAAACggagaattaaaaatgaccgaaaaggaatacaaagaCGGCGTGTTGAAATTACAGCAACTATTAGGTGAACTTAACTATGTTAGGTATAAATGTAGATATGATGTTGAATTTGCGGTTAAAAAGGTGGCTAGATTAGTAAACTTTCCTCATAAACAGGTGTTCTACATGatttataaaatcataCAATACTTGGTACAACATACGAATATAGGCATACACTATGATAGAGATCTTAacaaagataagaaaatcaCTACTATCACAGATGCATCAGTTGGAACAGAATACGATGCACAATCAAGAATTGGTGTTATAATTTggtatggaaaaaatatcttcaatgttTATTCTAATAAAAGCTCAAACAAGTGCGTATCCTCAACTGAAGCAGAACTTCATGCTATCTATGAAGGCTATGCAGACTCAGAAACACTGAAGGCAACCTTAACAGAACTCGGAGAAGGTGGAGATAAGGAACTTACAATGCTTACTGATTCAAAACCAGCTATCGAAGGTTTAAATCGGAGCTATCTACAACCCAAACAGAAGTTCACATGgataaaaacagaaataattaaagagaaaataaaagagaagattataaaactaataaaaataaaaggtaaagataatataGCAGATTTACTTACCAAACCAGTCTCAATATCtgattttgatagatttattAAAGTATTGAACAATCAGATAACACCACAGGATATTTTGGCCTCAACGGactattgataattaaAATTACTTAAGAACCAAACACATAGCAGATATCTGTTGGagtacaataatatatctttaAGGGGgcatgttggaataagtgattactactatacacctattcgtataaattggattaagttattgcaactatacgtcttcgtataaattgaagtagaaaaattctaataatagaatttactgcagtaatgagataaagatctattaattgatcagaacttattatataagaagatgagttatcatcaaattcttatcattaacactctgatttatgtctgaaccttttggtttaatataactaatcagcgtgtgttttatatacctctcttatatagattaagaaggaacgactattcttaattattacaacttactaaactactaattatcaacagatttatgtctgaaccttttggtttaatacaaccaatcagc harbors:
- the ZEO1 gene encoding Zeo1p (similar to Saccharomyces cerevisiae ZEO1 (YOL109W); ancestral locus Anc_3.71) — translated: MSEIQNKAETAAQDAQQKLEETKETLQNKGQEVKEQAEASLDNLKNEATPEAEQVKKEEQNIVDNVEQKKAEVADKVEETKKQATAAVNEKKENKKEGGFLKKLNRKIASIFN